The following are encoded together in the Malaya genurostris strain Urasoe2022 chromosome 3, Malgen_1.1, whole genome shotgun sequence genome:
- the LOC131433897 gene encoding uncharacterized protein K02A2.6-like: MAAVLEDSIASIPVTTVMIATATLRDKVLKQVKKFLETEWPESLGVISDPDVKTFFNRKDGLGLAQGGILFGERVVVPKIYQKRILQRLHYGHPGIVRMKSLARSFVYWPCIDRPIEEAVNRCTDCAAAAKSPPHVAPVAWPVPPEPWQRVHIDYAGTIDGLYFFVIVDAFSRWPEIYSSSTMTAKVTIQNLRNSFSRLGLPMVIVSDNAAQFVCDEFESFCKNNGIKHMLTAPHHPQSNGQAERFVDSMKRAMKKINKGEPVQETLEVFLATYRSTPSETTRQKYPTELMFGRRMRTTLDLLRPMQAPDFRQSGERCPMRRSIPGDLVYAKVCKRNT; encoded by the coding sequence ATGGCGGCAGTCCTGGAGGATTCGATAGCTTCTATTCCGGTGACGACTGTAATGATAGCCACAGCCACACTACGGGATAAAGTGCTAAAACAAGTGAAGAAGTTTTTGGAAACAGAATGGCCGGAATCGTTAGGGGTAATCAGTGATCCTGATGTAAAGACATTCTTCAATCGTAAAGACGGGCTGGGACTAGCTCAAGGCGGTATTCTGTTCGGAGAGCGAGTAGTAGTTCCAAAGATCTACCAAAAACGAATATTGCAGCGTTTACATTACGGACATCCCGGCATTGTCAGAATGAAGAGCCTCGCTCGGAGTTTTGTCTATTGGCCTTGTATCGACCGGCCCATCGAAGAAGCAGTAAATCGATGCACGGACTGTGCAGCTGCAGCAAAATCACCACCACATGTTGCACCTGTGGCATGGCCTGTTCCACCGGAACCTTGGCAACGCGTTCACATCGATTATGCGGGAACAATTGATGGTTTATATTTCTTTGTCATCGTTGATGCATTTTCTCGATGGCCGGAGATATATTCATCGTCTACGATGACGGCGAAGGTAACGATCCAAAATCTACGAAACTCTTTTTCACGGCTTGGATTGCCGATGGTAATAGTGTCGGACAATGCAGCTCAATTTGTCTGTGATGAGTTTGAATCATTTTGCAAAAACAATGGTATCAAACATATGTTGACTGCTCCACACCATCCGCAATCTAATGGACAGGCGGAACGTTTTGTAGATTCAATGAAAAGAGCTATGAAGAAAATAAACAAGGGAGAACCCGTCCAGGAGACACTCGAGGTATTTCTAGCAACTTATCGTTCAACGCCAAGTGAAACCACTAGACAAAAATATCCAACTGAACTCATGTTTGGTCGACGAATGAGGACTACACTTGACCTACTGCGTCCTATGCAAGCACCAGATTTTAGGCAGTCTGGAGAGAGATGCCCGATGCGTCGGTCCATACCTGGTGACTTGGTATATGCAAAGGTGTGCAAACGAAATACCTAG